The following are from one region of the Nitrospirota bacterium genome:
- the queD gene encoding 6-carboxytetrahydropterin synthase QueD, protein MFELSVESTFAAAHQLRGYKGKCEALHGHNWRVQVVVQADKLNEIDIAVDFHDIKKLTKDVTSQLDHAFLNDIFPFTQINPSSENIAKWIYDTLRKKISTEHARLLSVTVWESETAAATYYED, encoded by the coding sequence GTTTGAACTATCCGTAGAGTCCACCTTTGCAGCGGCACATCAACTGCGCGGGTATAAGGGCAAGTGCGAGGCCCTACACGGCCACAACTGGCGCGTACAGGTTGTCGTGCAGGCCGATAAACTTAACGAAATTGATATCGCTGTTGATTTCCACGATATTAAAAAGCTCACAAAAGATGTGACCTCTCAACTTGACCATGCGTTTCTGAACGACATCTTTCCGTTTACTCAGATAAACCCATCCTCTGAAAACATAGCCAAGTGGATTTACGATACGTTAAGAAAAAAAATATCAACCGAGCACGCTCGGCTGCTCTCAGTTACCGTGTGGGAATCTGAAACCGCCGCCGCCACCTACTACGAGGATTGA
- a CDS encoding TldD/PmbA family protein, which produces MPNSEFINKILDAAKSKGGVKCEVFAASGTSIEAEAKEGEVESLERAQSSGFSIRILKDFRQGLAYSTDFEKWPEVLDNALEAAKWTQRDENIEFSPHQHYTDVDIYDKNIVSVKEDSVIAMAMDIERAAINESARIKRVRNASASVAVSEIQIANTEGLSGFYSSTQCSFSVMAMAEENGDTQSGWHYETNRYLPEASIAASVGKTAALKALELLGAKAFKSLKTSIVMDNSVAVDFLSLIASSLSSENVQKGKSMLSGKLSQAIISKHVNIIDDATMPKNSASRPFDSEGVPSQRTVLINEGTLKGYLYNLYTAKKDNVRSTGNAARGGIKGFPLVGSSNLYIEPAGEKYKYKNLDEMFKEMGTGLYITDAMGVHMANRITGDFSVGVSGILIENGVRAFPFKEAVMSGNLLDFFKNIEAFTSEIKFYGRYGSPSLLIKDVDISG; this is translated from the coding sequence GTGCCGAACTCAGAGTTTATAAACAAAATCCTTGATGCCGCAAAATCCAAAGGCGGGGTAAAGTGTGAGGTGTTTGCTGCCTCCGGAACAAGCATTGAGGCAGAGGCTAAAGAGGGTGAGGTGGAAAGTCTGGAACGCGCCCAAAGCTCAGGGTTTTCTATACGCATACTTAAAGACTTTAGACAGGGGCTTGCGTATTCCACAGACTTTGAAAAATGGCCGGAGGTGCTTGACAACGCTCTTGAAGCCGCAAAGTGGACTCAAAGAGACGAAAACATAGAGTTTTCCCCGCATCAGCACTACACTGATGTTGACATATATGATAAAAACATTGTCTCAGTTAAAGAAGATAGTGTTATAGCAATGGCTATGGATATTGAAAGAGCCGCCATTAACGAAAGTGCTAGGATAAAACGCGTAAGAAATGCCTCGGCCTCTGTTGCCGTCTCAGAGATACAAATAGCAAACACTGAGGGGCTCTCCGGCTTTTACAGTTCAACACAATGCAGCTTTTCAGTTATGGCTATGGCTGAGGAAAATGGTGACACTCAATCGGGCTGGCACTATGAAACAAACCGATACCTGCCTGAGGCTTCAATTGCCGCAAGTGTCGGAAAAACCGCTGCACTCAAAGCTCTTGAGCTCCTTGGCGCAAAAGCGTTTAAATCACTAAAAACCTCAATTGTTATGGATAACTCAGTGGCGGTGGATTTCTTAAGTCTCATCGCATCCTCCCTGTCTTCTGAAAACGTACAAAAAGGGAAATCCATGCTTTCAGGTAAACTCTCTCAGGCAATCATTTCTAAACACGTTAATATAATAGATGACGCAACAATGCCCAAAAACTCTGCAAGCCGTCCCTTTGACAGCGAGGGTGTGCCGTCTCAGCGGACTGTACTGATTAACGAGGGAACTCTTAAAGGTTACCTGTATAATCTCTATACAGCTAAAAAGGACAATGTAAGATCAACCGGAAATGCCGCAAGAGGCGGAATAAAGGGGTTTCCACTGGTGGGTTCGTCAAATCTATACATTGAGCCGGCAGGAGAAAAATATAAATATAAAAACCTTGATGAAATGTTTAAAGAAATGGGAACAGGACTTTACATAACGGACGCTATGGGAGTGCACATGGCTAACCGCATAACCGGAGATTTTTCGGTAGGAGTAAGCGGCATCCTGATAGAAAACGGAGTCCGGGCATTTCCTTTTAAGGAGGCTGTGATGAGCGGTAATTTACTTGATTTTTTTAAAAACATTGAGGCATTCACCTCTGAAATAAAATTCTATGGGCGATACGGCAGCCCCTCATTACTCATAAAGGACGTGGATATAAGCGGCTAG
- a CDS encoding acyl-CoA dehydrogenase family protein produces the protein MDYFFTEEQIMIRDLARQIAEERVVPVRAELDEKEEFPRDIMKVIAQADLFGLFVPEQYGGLGKGAVELCIAVEELSRACLGVSTSYAANALGTFPILLFGTDTQKNTYLPDIAAGKKLVAFGLTEANAGSDAAGIQTTAVKDGDDYILNGTKQWITNGSEAEIYTIIAMTDKAKGARGASAFIVEKGTPGFTFGKKEKKMGIRASVTCELVFDNCRVPKENILGKEGMGFIVAMKTLDQSRIGVGAQGLGVAQGAFEEAVKFAKTRIQFEKPIISFQAIQHMIADMAIEIEAARALIYSVARFIDSGAKDITKPSAMAKTFATDIGMKVTTNALQVMGGSGYMRDYPVEKMMRDAKILQIYEGTNQIQRNVICQNLIKEFSRMK, from the coding sequence ATGGATTATTTCTTTACAGAAGAGCAAATTATGATAAGGGATTTGGCACGGCAAATCGCAGAGGAGAGAGTGGTTCCTGTGCGTGCGGAGTTGGATGAAAAAGAGGAATTCCCAAGAGACATTATGAAAGTAATTGCGCAGGCTGACCTTTTTGGATTATTTGTGCCGGAGCAATACGGAGGGCTTGGTAAGGGGGCGGTAGAGCTTTGCATAGCGGTAGAGGAATTAAGCCGGGCATGTCTTGGCGTTTCAACAAGTTATGCCGCTAATGCGCTCGGCACTTTTCCGATTCTCCTTTTTGGCACAGATACTCAAAAGAACACATATCTGCCTGATATTGCTGCCGGTAAAAAACTGGTGGCGTTTGGCCTTACCGAGGCCAATGCCGGAAGCGATGCCGCAGGGATTCAAACAACCGCTGTAAAAGACGGCGATGATTACATATTAAACGGCACCAAGCAGTGGATAACCAATGGCAGTGAGGCCGAGATATACACAATAATTGCCATGACAGATAAAGCCAAGGGAGCTAGAGGCGCATCCGCCTTCATCGTTGAAAAGGGAACGCCAGGATTCACTTTCGGAAAGAAAGAAAAGAAGATGGGGATAAGAGCCTCAGTCACATGTGAGCTTGTGTTTGACAATTGCAGAGTGCCTAAGGAAAACATTCTTGGCAAAGAGGGTATGGGCTTTATTGTAGCCATGAAGACACTCGATCAGTCAAGAATCGGAGTGGGAGCTCAGGGACTTGGCGTTGCTCAGGGGGCTTTTGAGGAGGCTGTAAAATTTGCGAAAACCCGTATTCAGTTTGAAAAACCCATTATAAGTTTTCAGGCAATTCAGCACATGATTGCAGATATGGCAATTGAGATAGAGGCCGCACGCGCATTGATTTATTCTGTGGCCAGATTTATAGATAGCGGAGCTAAAGACATCACAAAACCCTCAGCTATGGCCAAAACTTTTGCTACCGACATTGGGATGAAGGTTACAACTAATGCGCTTCAGGTTATGGGCGGCTCCGGTTACATGCGCGACTATCCGGTTGAAAAAATGATGCGGGACGCTAAGATTTTACAAATCTATGAGGGCACTAACCAAATTCAAAGAAATGTCATCTGCCAAAACCTGATTAAAGAGTTTTCACGGATGAAATAA
- a CDS encoding electron transfer flavoprotein subunit beta/FixA family protein, with protein sequence MKIVVCIKQVPDTAEVKINPQTNTLMRDGVPSIINPYDLHAIEAAVAIKEVMDATVTVLTMGPPQAEVALRESIAMGADEAVLLSDRAFAGSDTWATAYTLSGALKKLGFDLIFCGKQAIDGDTAQVGPAMAEFLDIPHVAYVSKINSISDTSVEVRRMMDDGYDVVETSVPVLFTVVRELNQPRFASLKGKMRAKNAQIKKLTHADIGLDEKDLGLSGSPTQVKNIFAPEMKKERVVFEGKPEEQVTELHNVLKSVKCI encoded by the coding sequence ATGAAAATAGTCGTATGTATTAAGCAGGTGCCGGATACGGCTGAGGTAAAGATTAATCCTCAAACTAATACGCTTATGAGAGACGGGGTGCCAAGTATCATAAACCCTTACGATTTACACGCAATCGAGGCTGCGGTTGCAATTAAAGAGGTGATGGATGCAACGGTTACCGTGCTTACGATGGGACCTCCTCAGGCTGAGGTTGCGCTTCGGGAATCAATTGCAATGGGAGCTGACGAGGCAGTGCTGCTTAGCGACAGAGCGTTTGCTGGCTCAGACACATGGGCTACCGCCTACACACTTTCCGGCGCCCTAAAAAAACTCGGGTTTGATTTAATCTTTTGCGGTAAACAAGCCATTGACGGCGACACCGCTCAGGTGGGGCCCGCTATGGCGGAGTTTCTCGATATTCCGCATGTAGCGTATGTAAGCAAAATTAACTCCATCTCTGATACCAGCGTTGAGGTGCGGCGGATGATGGATGATGGCTACGATGTCGTTGAGACCTCCGTCCCTGTGCTCTTTACCGTTGTAAGGGAACTTAATCAGCCGCGGTTTGCCTCGCTTAAGGGAAAGATGCGGGCTAAAAATGCCCAAATAAAAAAACTCACCCATGCCGATATTGGATTAGATGAAAAAGACCTGGGGCTTTCCGGCTCCCCCACCCAGGTAAAAAACATCTTTGCGCCTGAGATGAAAAAGGAACGCGTTGTGTTTGAAGGTAAGCCAGAGGAACAGGTCACAGAACTTCATAACGTACTGAAATCTGTTAAATGTATATAA